The nucleotide sequence ATTGCGATTTCGGCATCACGCTCATCGACCCCAACCGCGACACCTCGCGGCTGGAAATGGAGCTGCTCTGGCGGGAGCCGCTCTATCTGGTCGCCGCCATCGACAGCACGCTGGTGGGCGACGTGGCGCATATGCATGAGCTCGCCTCGCTGCCGCTGGTCACCCCGCCCAAAGGGCAGATGGCCCGCGAGCTGATCGACGAGGCGCTGCGCGCCGTGGGCGTCGTGCGGACCAACAGCGTGCTGGCCTTCGGGCACCCGCAACCGATCCTGGAAGCCATTCGTGCCGATATCGGCGCCGGTTTCGTTTTCCAGAGCGCGCTGCCGCCGGAGCCCGAAAAGCAAGGCATCCGGCTGGTACGCACGCCCGAGGTCGATATCGCCATGCCGCTGTTTCTCATCTACGACAAGAAGGCCGTGTTCACTGCCCCACAGCAGCAACTGCTCGACAGGATCAGGCAGGGATTTGCGGCCCCGGGTCAGCCCGAAAGCGGCGAATCCTGGCAGGAATAGGCGCGTTCACCTCTTCATCCAGGCTCAGGCGCCTGCGGACGGGCCACCGCAACCGCGCAGGATGACCGCCCATCCGATATGCACATCATATGCACACTGACCGTGAAGATATTTTACAGCGGTTTGCAATATAGATGATCCTCCTCCCACCACGCGCTTAGAGGAGGAACGTTGGCAGATGAGCAAAGAAGTCGTCATGGACGTCGCAATTGTCGGCGGAGGAATCGGAGGTCTCGCGCTTGCTCTCTTCCTGCATCAACGCGGGATCGGTTGCCGGGTGTATGAAGCGATCCCCGAGATCGGCACCGTGGGCGCGGGGATCAATCTGCTGCCGCACGCGGTCAAACAGCTCGACAGCCTCGGGCTGATCCCCGAGCTCGACAAGGTCGGCATCCGGACCAAGGATGCGTCGTACTTCAACAAATACGGCCAGCATATCTACACCGAGCCGGCAGGGATGAATGCCGGATACAAATGGCCGCAATACTCGATCCATCGCGGCGATCTCCAGCAGGTGCTGCTGAACGCGGTGATCGACCGGCTGGGCCCCGATTCCGTGGTGACCGGGCATCGCTGCGTCGGTGTGGAGAACACCGGCGACGGCGTGACCGTGGCCTTCGAGGATCCCGATGGCACCCTGCTCGATCCGGTGCGGGCGCGGATCTGCGTCGCGGCGGACGGCATCCATTCGGTGATCCGCAAGCAATTCTATCCCGACGAGGGCGAACCGGTCTATTCCGGCCTGACGATCTGGCGCGGCGTCGTGCCGTTCAAGCCTTTCCTCAGCGGCGCCAATACGATCCGCGTCGGCTGGATGCCGGTGGGCAAGATCATGGTCTACCCGATCCGCGACAATATCGACGATGAGGGCAACCAGCTGATGAACTGGGTGGTCACCCAGGAACGCCCCAAACCCGACAGCATGGACTGGAACAAGCCGGCCAAGCTGGAGGATTTCTTCGAGCCGTTCAAGGACTGGCATTTCGACTGGCTCGACGTGCCCGAGCTGCTGCGCCAGACGCCGCGCCCGCTGATCTTTCCGATGGTCGACCGCGACCCGGTCGAGACATGGACCTTCGGGCGCACGACCCTGCTGGGCGACGCGGCGCACCCGATGTATCCGCGCGGCTCGAACGGCGCCGGCCAGTCGATCCTCGACGGCAAGATCCTGTCGCAACGCCTGTCCGAAAAGGGCCTGACCGAGGAAGCCTTGCAGCTCTACGACAAGGAGCGCGTCGCCAAGACCGCGCAGGTCGTCCTCACCAACCGCAAGAACCCGCCGGATGCGATCCTGCGTGAGGTCTATGAACGTTCGGGCAACCAGCCCTTCGACCGGATTCAGGATCTGATCTCGGACGAGGAGCTGGCGGAGATTTCGGCGAGCTACAAGCGCATCGCCGGGTTCGCCAAAGAACAACTGAACGCGGAATAAGTCATGTCCCTCAACGCAGACCTGCGGCTGCCCGGCTCGATCGTGGCGCCGCTCACCCCCTTCACCGAAGACCTGAGCGTCGATTACGACGCGCTGAAGGGCATCATCGACTATTCGGTCGAGACCTGCGGCGCGGCGATGATCATCGCCGCCGGCGTCGAGGCGCAGGAATACCAGTATCTCGACTATGCCGCGCGCAAGGAGCTGGTCGACAAGACCATCGAGTTTGTCGACGGGCGGCGCCCTGTGGTCGTGGGGGTGTCGCACCCCTCCTTCCGCACGGCGGTGGAGCTGGCGCATCACGCCGCGGACAAGGGGGCGCAGGCGGTGCAGCTGCTTGCTCCCAACCGTCCGACCGGCGGGCCGCCCAAGATGTCGGAGCTGGTGCGCTATTACCAGTCGGTGCTGGCCGAGACGGATCTGCCGATGATGCTCTATCTCAATGCCGGACCGGGCACCGATCTGTCGGTTCCCGCCACGGTCGAGCTGGCGCAGCTTCCCGGCATCGACTTCGTCAAGGAAAGCTCGCGCGATCTGGCGCGAGTGTCACGGCTCATCGCCGAGATCGAAACCGCCGGGCACGCGCGTTACTTCACCACGATGCAGATGTATCTGCCGACCCTGTTGCTGGGCGGCTCCGGCGTCACCCTGCCGCCGCCCGCCGCGCTGCTGATCCGCAAGATCACCGAGGCCTTGCAGAGGGGCGATGTCGACGAGGCCGCGCGCATCCAGCGGCAGGTGGCCGTGTGGCCCGCGCGCTGGATGCCCTTCGGGCTCGCAGCGGTCATGAAAGCCTCGCTCAACCATCTGGGCGTGAAGGCCGGCCTGCCCTACCCGCCCTATGAACCGTTGACGGGCGAGGCGCTGACCGCGCTTCAGGCCTATCTCGACACCACCGATCTCACCGCGCCCTGACCGCCGGAGGACACAATGCTGACCACAAAAACACTCTCAATCGCCGAGGCGAAGATCCTGATCGAAGGCGCACGCCGGAAATCCGAGGAAATGGGCATTCCGATGTGCATCGCCGTGTGCGACACCGCCGGGCATCTGATCTCCTTCGACCGGATGGACGGCGGCAAGATTTCGAGCATCTCCATTGCCATCGACAAGGCGTTCACCGCCGCCTGCGCCCGCAAACCGACCCAGGTCTATGGCAATCTCTGCCAGCCCGGGCAGCCGACCTTTGGCATCCACATCACCAATGGCGGGCATTTCAGCATCATTGGCGGCGGCCTTCCGGTGACCTCCGACGGCGAAATCGTCGGCGGCATCGGGATC is from Salipiger abyssi and encodes:
- a CDS encoding LysR family transcriptional regulator translates to MTDDAPDTPLEMLSSDLLRSRNLTLHKLNVFCTVARYSSVTRAAEHLNIAQPAVTAHLRSLEESLGARLVRKAGRNIELTQAGRRTHLWATEVMQRSSEMFLDLADIKKGVLGKTRIAASMVAGTYKLSEIVIGFQQDHPSSKISVSMSSPYIATEAVLSGDCDFGITLIDPNRDTSRLEMELLWREPLYLVAAIDSTLVGDVAHMHELASLPLVTPPKGQMARELIDEALRAVGVVRTNSVLAFGHPQPILEAIRADIGAGFVFQSALPPEPEKQGIRLVRTPEVDIAMPLFLIYDKKAVFTAPQQQLLDRIRQGFAAPGQPESGESWQE
- a CDS encoding flavin-dependent oxidoreductase gives rise to the protein MSKEVVMDVAIVGGGIGGLALALFLHQRGIGCRVYEAIPEIGTVGAGINLLPHAVKQLDSLGLIPELDKVGIRTKDASYFNKYGQHIYTEPAGMNAGYKWPQYSIHRGDLQQVLLNAVIDRLGPDSVVTGHRCVGVENTGDGVTVAFEDPDGTLLDPVRARICVAADGIHSVIRKQFYPDEGEPVYSGLTIWRGVVPFKPFLSGANTIRVGWMPVGKIMVYPIRDNIDDEGNQLMNWVVTQERPKPDSMDWNKPAKLEDFFEPFKDWHFDWLDVPELLRQTPRPLIFPMVDRDPVETWTFGRTTLLGDAAHPMYPRGSNGAGQSILDGKILSQRLSEKGLTEEALQLYDKERVAKTAQVVLTNRKNPPDAILREVYERSGNQPFDRIQDLISDEELAEISASYKRIAGFAKEQLNAE
- a CDS encoding dihydrodipicolinate synthase family protein → MSLNADLRLPGSIVAPLTPFTEDLSVDYDALKGIIDYSVETCGAAMIIAAGVEAQEYQYLDYAARKELVDKTIEFVDGRRPVVVGVSHPSFRTAVELAHHAADKGAQAVQLLAPNRPTGGPPKMSELVRYYQSVLAETDLPMMLYLNAGPGTDLSVPATVELAQLPGIDFVKESSRDLARVSRLIAEIETAGHARYFTTMQMYLPTLLLGGSGVTLPPPAALLIRKITEALQRGDVDEAARIQRQVAVWPARWMPFGLAAVMKASLNHLGVKAGLPYPPYEPLTGEALTALQAYLDTTDLTAP
- a CDS encoding GlcG/HbpS family heme-binding protein is translated as MLTTKTLSIAEAKILIEGARRKSEEMGIPMCIAVCDTAGHLISFDRMDGGKISSISIAIDKAFTAACARKPTQVYGNLCQPGQPTFGIHITNGGHFSIIGGGLPVTSDGEIVGGIGISSGTAIEDVEVADAALAYFHAESGVTA